ATGACCAGTTAATAAAGGTTATGTCCAACTATTTATTctcttaatttaaaaatcatatattattctctttatataaagatatacatatTAATCGTAGGCAACTGTATAACCGTAACCCACTAAccctatatttcttttttttctgtaaactaACCCACTAACCCTACGTTAAAGGAACATATGTTAGATATATCAGagcaaaaaattataataggtTAAACTTTACCATTAATTCACGTACTATATCAATATCAATACTGTTAAAAAACAAACTATATCAGACATTGTGGACATTATGAGATTTCGTATTATGTATTTTTTACAGAGGAATTAACTTTCATAGATTATAATTAGAACTGCAATATTATAAGTAGACAACTATTTGTTTTGTGAGAATTTTGAAAATGAGGTCTAAATAACAAAAGTCACTAGAACAggttttgattaatattttaagttCTAAAATTACAATCTGAAATAttcaatacaaaaaataaataaatttggatatataaacaaaatattaaaaaaaaaatttgccaaagtttttattaataacaagagaaataataagaaagaattatcttatttaaattttctaactttaaacataaactaaaattaaGAGAAATCACTTAATAAATGTATTATTCTACTTTGATACAAatatagtaatacaaattgtttGATCCTTCttaaagatttaagatttatttaaaagaacCTAGGTTATTgagtaaaaaaatatcatattaaatttatacTAACTGTACAGGTGAAAATTAGCAGATCAAAAACTAAACATTGTGAacaatgaaaattatatttaataggataaaaatttgattatatatgataacataaaatatattctcaCCTTCtattatagatataaaataaaaaactaaacctTAAAGACAATAActctataaatatttacataaaataatattatgctTTTTGAGGGTCAAAACTCTCACCTAAAATCTTAATACATCTAATAGACAAACTAAAATAGTTCATGAAAACATTAATCAATACTGTTAAAATAGGatcatgacctattgatataggtagggtccaactattttaatattattgattaaatctttttataatcattttagaaaaaaattgtataaaaaacaaaaatatggttagaaaatacaaatataattttttttttaaaagaattataaagttcagaataaatatatgaaatagtttaggggtgggcgttcgggtatccattcgggttcggtttggatctatTCGGATTTTGGATTTTCGGGgacaaagatttcagccccattcaggcatttataaattttgattcgggttcggttcggatccttGCGGATTTGgttcaggttcggataaccaattcaaactattttaaaaattttaaaattcattatatactttaaacttcacaaaatctataaataaaataatagattacaTATAAGTTTGAATAGCATGTGTTAAAATAccaaacttaacatataaattggtttgatttgaatatttggatagagaatcaataaatattttaaatatttttggtgttgtaagtatattttaactatttagaCATGtacttttaactatttgtatatattttcaagtattttggataatttaaaagtatcatatatatttggatgctttttaatatacattaaatctaaaaatagttaatatatataggtatattaatttatttcggatacattcgggaacccgaaatatttcggttcTGATTGGGTTCGGTTTcgattttttaaataccaaaaatttaaacccgttcaaatatttaatcaatttcgattCGAGTTTGGTAGTATCTTTTTGGATCGGATTCAGTTCGGttcttcgggttcggtttattgGCTATGGCACACATGTATAATATTGCAACATCTCCAATTCAatacaattttcaaaaaaaacttactaatatttcttttaaaaaacaaattatgcaAAAATAgttattaacttaaaaaaaaatattattccaaagaaaaacacaaatatagttaccgaaaaatacaaaattaattttcttacaaaaaaatatttaacaaaaagtATACCCTCTAGTACTCCAATAAAAACGCATTCACGTTTCCAGCTAAGTCTGGTTAGTTGATTTGCTGAGATAACTAATTTTAAGGTTTGGTTCTAGAAAACTAAAACAAGATGTTGATGATGTATCTGGTGAAAATGATGAGCTTGATGGGACAATGCCGTGTCAGAGTTTCCAACCAGatattctatatttaaaaaacacGCATTTGGGTTTGGTGGGTGGGGCCGTaggttaaaagaaaaattggaagGACAAAAGAAATGAAACCTTAAGAGTTGGTTGGTAAAACGTTTGAAACAGAGAGCAAGAATCAAGATTTGACCAAAAGCATTCAATGGAGAGAGTGAATCAAACGTTCTTCTTATCTCATGGCTCTCCTACATTGAGCATTGACGATAGCTTGGAAGCGAGACAGTTCTTCAAGTCATGGAAGGACAAAGTTTTGCCACAGAAACCCAAATCGATCCTGATCATCTCCGCACATTGGGACACAAAAGTTCCAACCGTCAACACCGTTCTCCGCAATTCCACAATCCACGACTTCTATGGCTTCCCTGATCCCATGTACAAggtcgctctctctctctctcttccttttttttttcttacaagaaACCTAACTTTTGTCTCACCCAGATTCTAGATATTATTCAGTGGCAGATCAACACATCAATTTTCAACCTTTGTGgtcaattttaacaaaatttttcAATCTATGTGGTCAGTTTAAATCAAAAGTTCCAATCTATATGGTCGGTTTGTATCTTAAAGTTTCAACCTACGTGGTCAATTATATCAAAAGTTTCAATCTCTGTGGTTACTTGCATCAAAAGTTTCAAGTTTTATCATAAAGGGTcactttttgaaatttacagCTGAAATATGAAGCACCAGGAGCTATTGAATTAGGGAAGAGAGTAAAAGAACTGTTAATGGGAGAAGGAGGAATGACACGTGTTGATGAAGATAAGAACAGAGGACTTGATCATGGAGCTTGGGTTCCTCTTATGTTGATGTATCCAGGGGCGGATATACCTATTTGCCAACTCTCTGTTCAGTCATCTCAAAATGGGGCTTACCATTACAACATGGGCAAAGCATTGGCTCCATTGAAAGACGAAGGTGTTCTCATCATTGGATCAGGAAGTGCTACTCACAACTTGAGGAAGCTTGACTTTAATATTGCTAATGGCTCAGCTGTTCCTTGGGCTTTGGCTTTTGATCACTGGCTCAGAGATTCTCTCCTTCAAGGAAggtataataaattaataatctttttttCCTGGTTAATGTTAGAAAGAATGATTGTGTTATGTTTTGCTCCAGATATGGAGATGTAAATGATTGGGAAGAGAAAGCTCCAAATGCGAAAATGGCGCATCCATGGCCTGAGCATTTTTACCCGCTACACGTTGCATTGGGTGCAGCAGGAGGTGATGCAAAGGCAGAGCAAATTCACACCAGTTGGCAGCTTGGTACTCTGTCTTATTCTTCTTATAGCTTCACTACTCCCCTTTGAAAACATTTTCATGACTATCTCCTTCACTTGTCGTGTGTGTCTACTTTTAATGTAAACCGGTCTATTTCATCTATCTTCAATAACTCAGATCCTTgtatgcaaataaaaaaaatcatctttgtGATATGCAATGACGAGaagaaaactaatttgtaaATGGTTTCTTTATACCTTATTGGATTGCGTTTGATATATGAAAATGGATGAAATGTTAGAGCACATCCATTGCTTAGAACTTTAAAGGAGTTCTCAAATAAAACAGTATTAATATCTTAATATAATTCAGACATGTATctaagtttaaatatataaaaaagataacaatcataatagtgtttttatgattttttcacAAAGTTCTCATATAAAACATTTTGTcaactctttttcttcttttttgattatcttttttttttttttattaataagaaTTTCATGTGAGAACTTGGAAGTGCTTTTATGTATGAGTGGAGAATTTTGGTTATATGTCACTACAGAGAAGCAGATCTGTGTAACACTTTATCTTAATCTAGGCACAGACAAGTCTCCTGTGTGTGTTAGGTTAAAAAAGTAATTTGGAATTCTCAAGATCTCAAGTATATAATCTGGGAAAACTAATCTCAATACAGAAAACACAAAAGAACGAATAAAGATTAGGCTATATAACCAAACACAGTCACAATTTCACTGAGTTGGATTAGATAGTTGTTGACTTAAGCTTAAACATTAAGCTAACTTAGTGTGCAAGTAATAAAGACCTAATCCTAATGTGTTGAGGTTTTGTTTGTGTTATAGGATTAGGACTTATCTATAAGCTATATATATGATGATGTCGATGAGGAGTCAAGGTGTGACTTTCATATAGCTTTTGTGTGCTTGATACTTTGTGTTTGAGTGATTGAATAAGAGAAGGAATTCTTATTATTTTGCTTGAGTCTTTACATTAGTTTGCTTGTGattctatatttggtatcagagccattaCAAGAATCTCTCAAAGCTTGCTAATACATAACTATGGCGGAAGTAAAAGAGGAATCCACCTCTAACAAGGAGACAGGACAAACCTCCGTGAAGTTTCCGATGTTGACTACAACTAACTACACGGTTTGGTGCATGAAGATGAAGATTGCGTTGAAGGTAAGTGAAGTCTGGGAAACAATTGATCCAGGGATCAAAGACcagaagaaaaacaatatgGCAATAGCTTATCTCTTCCAGTCTATACCAGAAGCACTTGTCCTGCAAGTTGGAGATTTGGAAACAGCTAAAGGAGTATGGGATGCAATAAAAGCTCGACATCTAGGTGCTGAGAGGGTTAAAGAAGCAAGATTATGCACCCTTATGTCTGAGTTTGATAAGTTAAAGATGAAAGATGGAGATACTATTGATGCCTTCGTTGGAAAGTTATCTGAGATTTCATCTAAAGCTTCTGCACTAGGAGAAATAATTGAGGAACCGAAGATTGTTAAAAAATTCCTTAAGTCTCTACCTAGGAAAAGATATATTCAGATAGTGGCCTCCATTGAACAGATGCTAGACCTAAAAACTACAACGTTTGAGGATATTGTGGGAAGATTGAAAGTATACGAAGAAAGAATTagcgaggaagatgatgaagcaAACGACGACCAGACTAAACTCATGTATGCTGATACTCCGCATGAGAACTATGGTGGATACACCAATAACGGACGTGGACGTGGAGGGAACAGTAGAGGATCATGGAGAGGAAGAGGTCGTGGTCGTCAAAGTGCGTTTCAAtctcaaagagaagcttaccGACATCGAGCAAGTGGAGATATCTCTCATATCACTTGTTTCTGGTGTGATAAACTTGGTCACTATGCATCTGACTGTCCAGATAAGCAACTTAAGCTTCAAGAAACGACTGAGAAGAAGGACGAAGATACTCAAGAAGCAGATGAACTGATGATGAACGAAGTGGTGTATCTTAATGAGAACAAAGTGAACCCAACAACCTTTGAAGCTGACTCTGATGAGATGAATGTGTGGTATCTAGACAACGGCGCCAGTAATCACATGAGTGGAACTCGTGTATTCTTCTGTGACCTTGATGAAACCATCACTGGTATGGTCCGGTTTGGAGATGACTCTCGAATTGACATAAAAGGAAGAGGCTCGATTAGGTTTATATTCAAAAGTGGTGTGAAGAAAGTGCTGAATAATGTGTACTATATTCCGGGTTTGAAAAGCAATATAGTGAGCTTGGGGCAAGCTACTGAGGTTGGATGTGAAGTACAGATGAAAGCTGAGACGTTGACTCTGTTTGATCGCAACGGTGACGTGATGGTGAAGACAATTCGATCCAAGAACAGA
The sequence above is drawn from the Raphanus sativus cultivar WK10039 chromosome 7, ASM80110v3, whole genome shotgun sequence genome and encodes:
- the LOC108814336 gene encoding extradiol ring-cleavage dioxygenase; protein product: MERVNQTFFLSHGSPTLSIDDSLEARQFFKSWKDKVLPQKPKSILIISAHWDTKVPTVNTVLRNSTIHDFYGFPDPMYKLKYEAPGAIELGKRVKELLMGEGGMTRVDEDKNRGLDHGAWVPLMLMYPGADIPICQLSVQSSQNGAYHYNMGKALAPLKDEGVLIIGSGSATHNLRKLDFNIANGSAVPWALAFDHWLRDSLLQGRYGDVNDWEEKAPNAKMAHPWPEHFYPLHVALGAAGGDAKAEQIHTSWQLGTLSYSSYSFTTPL